The Haloferax sp. Atlit-12N genome window below encodes:
- a CDS encoding metallophosphoesterase family protein: MRLAILSDTHVPGRADGIPPWVQKRIREADLVIHAGDFDSPDTLDRLRDLSARFVGVRGNIDPPAIDLPFVEVAEVEGVTFVVTHGTGTRTGYESRVADAVRDAAGNGAVGVAGHIHEVVDEVVDGVRVLNPGTATAANPGDDATMMVGSVVDGTLSVEVVRDD, from the coding sequence ATGCGACTCGCTATCCTGAGCGACACGCACGTTCCGGGGCGGGCCGACGGGATTCCCCCGTGGGTCCAAAAACGGATCCGCGAGGCCGACCTCGTGATTCACGCGGGCGACTTCGACTCGCCGGACACGCTCGACCGCCTCCGCGACCTCTCGGCGCGGTTCGTCGGCGTTCGCGGAAACATCGACCCGCCGGCAATCGACCTCCCGTTCGTCGAGGTCGCGGAGGTCGAGGGGGTCACGTTCGTCGTCACCCACGGCACGGGCACGAGAACGGGCTACGAGTCCCGCGTCGCCGACGCGGTCAGGGACGCCGCAGGCAACGGTGCGGTCGGCGTCGCGGGCCACATCCACGAGGTGGTCGACGAGGTGGTCGACGGCGTCCGCGTCCTCAACCCGGGCACCGCGACGGCGGCGAATCCGGGCGACGACGCGACGATGATGGTCGGCTCTGTCGTCGACGGCACGCTGTCGGTCGAGGTCGTTCGCGACGACTGA
- a CDS encoding NUDIX domain-containing protein, protein MPHVVTVFLRHGGRILLARRSESVGTYQGRWAGISGYVEGDPADAERDARRELAEEVSVREADADLVRAGAPVSVADGGHEWTVHPFLFDARTRDTEPNEELAAVEWVQPTAIRERETVPGLWTAYRRVAPAVETVADDEAHGSAWISLRALEVLRDAASEADSLEAVASVARRLRDARPSMAAVENRVNRVMADADPEPESVRRRAEAAIDTAAEADDAAAARAAELVREREDDRLATLSRSGTVLAALETAGTAVLVAESRPGGEGVGVAERLARGGIDATLTTDAALPGLVAGGGADAVLLGADSVLASGGVVNKVGSLPVALAAARANVPVFAVCARDKVRGDDRFVGEDAGALYDGEETVRTENPLFEAVAADLLSGVVTEDGVLDADEIGAVAAEHAALAAWDG, encoded by the coding sequence ATGCCACACGTCGTCACCGTCTTCCTCCGACACGGCGGCCGCATTCTCCTCGCCCGCCGGAGCGAGTCTGTCGGAACGTATCAGGGCCGCTGGGCCGGTATCTCCGGCTACGTCGAGGGCGACCCCGCTGACGCCGAGCGCGACGCCCGGCGCGAACTCGCCGAGGAGGTCAGCGTCCGCGAGGCCGACGCCGACCTCGTCCGAGCGGGAGCACCCGTCTCAGTCGCCGACGGAGGGCACGAGTGGACCGTCCACCCGTTCCTGTTCGACGCGCGGACACGGGACACCGAGCCGAACGAGGAACTCGCCGCAGTCGAGTGGGTCCAGCCGACCGCGATTCGGGAACGCGAGACGGTCCCGGGACTCTGGACGGCCTACCGCCGGGTCGCGCCCGCGGTCGAGACCGTCGCCGACGACGAGGCCCACGGGTCGGCGTGGATTTCGCTCCGGGCGCTGGAAGTCCTGCGCGACGCCGCCTCCGAGGCGGACTCGTTGGAGGCGGTCGCGTCGGTCGCCCGGCGACTCCGCGACGCGCGCCCGAGCATGGCCGCCGTCGAGAACCGCGTCAACCGCGTTATGGCGGACGCGGACCCTGAACCCGAATCGGTTCGCCGCCGCGCCGAGGCGGCCATCGACACCGCCGCCGAAGCCGACGACGCGGCGGCCGCCCGAGCCGCCGAACTCGTCCGGGAGCGCGAGGACGACCGACTCGCCACGCTCTCGCGGTCGGGGACGGTCCTCGCGGCGCTCGAAACCGCCGGGACAGCCGTCCTCGTCGCCGAGTCCCGACCAGGCGGCGAGGGTGTCGGCGTCGCGGAACGACTCGCCCGAGGCGGCATAGACGCGACGCTGACGACCGACGCGGCGCTCCCCGGACTCGTCGCGGGCGGGGGAGCAGACGCCGTCCTCCTCGGGGCCGACTCAGTGCTCGCGTCCGGCGGCGTCGTCAACAAGGTCGGAAGCCTCCCCGTCGCGCTCGCGGCCGCCCGCGCCAACGTCCCCGTGTTCGCCGTCTGCGCCCGCGACAAGGTTCGCGGCGACGACCGCTTCGTCGGCGAGGACGCGGGCGCGCTGTACGACGGAGAGGAGACGGTACGGACCGAGAACCCGCTTTTCGAGGCCGTCGCCGCGGACCTGCTCTCGGGCGTCGTCACCGAGGACGGCGTGTTGGACGCGGACGAAATCGGCGCGGTCGCGGCCGAACACGCCGCGCTGGCGGCGTGGGACGGCTAA
- a CDS encoding DUF3179 domain-containing (seleno)protein, which produces MDRRAFLGVCTVATAGIAGCTGGGVRPPVAGFPAPENPDPVVQHGFPGTVCDDPPNPFVGIEAILEPAVGPSWEGRKVAEKYRFGYEVGAGLSDDAFVIGVERGGAARAYPLSVLWWHEVVNDTLGDDPVLVTYCPICQSGMVATRRVSGTDAVFRVTGHLWQPPAVYGFASVQEGRAFGASASSGDAEVRNSGNLVLYDDATGSYWSQLLATGICGPQSGEELAVLPSSVTTWAEWRANHPDTDVLLPPPWSKTT; this is translated from the coding sequence ATGGACCGACGGGCATTTCTCGGCGTCTGTACCGTCGCCACCGCCGGAATTGCGGGCTGTACCGGCGGGGGCGTCCGTCCACCAGTCGCCGGCTTTCCCGCGCCAGAGAACCCCGACCCGGTCGTCCAACACGGCTTTCCCGGCACCGTCTGCGACGACCCGCCGAACCCGTTCGTGGGAATCGAGGCGATTCTCGAACCTGCGGTCGGTCCGAGTTGGGAGGGACGAAAAGTCGCCGAGAAGTACCGCTTCGGTTACGAGGTCGGGGCAGGGCTCTCCGACGACGCCTTCGTCATCGGCGTCGAGCGCGGCGGCGCGGCCCGCGCGTACCCGCTTTCGGTTCTCTGGTGGCACGAGGTCGTCAACGACACTCTCGGCGACGACCCGGTGCTCGTTACCTACTGTCCTATCTGCCAGTCGGGAATGGTCGCGACTCGGCGCGTCTCCGGGACCGACGCGGTCTTCCGCGTCACGGGGCATCTCTGGCAACCACCCGCAGTCTACGGGTTCGCCAGCGTGCAGGAGGGTCGGGCGTTCGGCGCGTCCGCCTCGTCGGGCGATGCCGAGGTCCGAAACTCCGGAAATCTCGTGCTCTACGACGACGCGACCGGGAGCTACTGGAGTCAACTGCTGGCGACGGGCATCTGTGGCCCGCAGTCCGGCGAGGAACTGGCGGTACTCCCGTCGTCGGTGACGACGTGGGCGGAGTGGCGCGCCAACCACCCCGACACCGACGTGCTCCTCCCGCCGCCGTGGTCGAAGACGACGTAA
- the ddh gene encoding D-2-hydroxyacid dehydrogenase: MHIERIAVDESVGRVMPPSLFVEALSNSDVPVELVGDDEEFGPGDAVVSFGHRDAFVDADWVHCVRAGYDEFPVADYEAAGTALTNSTGVHGTTVGETVVAYMLTLARRLHAYRDAQHDREWDLPRYKEPFTLDGESVCVVGLGTLGRGVADRAAALGMEVVGVRRSGDPVENVSTVFTPDRFHEAIADARFVVLAIPLTDETTGMVDAPAFEAMREDAYLVNVARGPVVDEDDLVAALDDGDIAGAALDVFAEEPLPAESPLWGFDEVLVTPHVSAATGKYHEDIAALVRENVEKIAAGESFTNRVV, translated from the coding sequence ATGCACATCGAACGCATCGCAGTCGACGAGTCGGTCGGTCGCGTGATGCCGCCGAGCCTGTTCGTGGAGGCGCTTTCGAACTCCGACGTTCCCGTCGAACTCGTCGGCGATGACGAGGAGTTCGGGCCGGGCGACGCGGTCGTCTCGTTCGGCCACAGAGACGCGTTCGTCGACGCCGACTGGGTCCACTGCGTTCGCGCCGGCTACGACGAGTTCCCGGTCGCCGACTACGAGGCGGCCGGCACGGCCCTGACGAACAGCACGGGCGTCCACGGGACGACGGTCGGCGAGACGGTCGTCGCCTACATGCTGACGCTCGCCCGCCGCCTCCACGCCTACCGCGACGCCCAGCACGACCGCGAGTGGGACCTCCCACGCTACAAGGAACCGTTCACCCTCGACGGCGAGAGCGTCTGCGTCGTCGGTCTCGGCACGCTCGGGCGCGGCGTCGCCGACCGCGCGGCCGCTCTTGGCATGGAGGTCGTCGGCGTCCGGCGCTCCGGCGACCCGGTCGAGAACGTCTCCACGGTGTTCACGCCCGACCGATTCCACGAGGCTATCGCCGACGCCCGGTTCGTCGTGCTGGCGATACCGCTGACGGATGAGACGACGGGCATGGTCGACGCGCCGGCGTTCGAGGCGATGCGCGAAGACGCCTACCTCGTGAACGTCGCGCGCGGGCCCGTCGTCGACGAAGACGACCTCGTGGCGGCGCTCGACGACGGCGACATCGCGGGCGCGGCGCTCGACGTGTTCGCCGAGGAACCGCTCCCCGCGGAGTCGCCGCTGTGGGGCTTCGACGAAGTGCTCGTCACGCCGCACGTGAGCGCCGCGACGGGGAAGTACCACGAGGACATCGCGGCGCTCGTGCGGGAGAACGTCGAGAAGATAGCTGCCGGCGAATCGTTCACGAACCGCGTGGTGTGA
- the engB gene encoding GTP-binding protein EngB — protein sequence MFQDRPDRDEIVLVGRSNVGKSTLMRELTGHSKFTTGKKPGVTRKPNHFDWNAEHFMFTDLPGFGFMSGVDRDTREAIKTDVVQYIEEHADDILAAVLVVDGKSVIDIIDRHTTEDSIPHDVEMFFFLDELDIPTVVAVNKMDKVDDRDERLNDLCDRLGLFPPWKQWRNVIAPITAKRGDISHLEEALRSHLHEQGRDDLFKFL from the coding sequence ATGTTCCAAGACCGACCGGACCGCGACGAAATCGTCCTCGTCGGGCGGTCGAACGTGGGGAAGTCCACCCTGATGCGAGAGCTGACGGGTCACAGCAAATTCACGACGGGCAAGAAGCCCGGCGTCACCCGCAAACCCAACCACTTCGACTGGAACGCGGAGCACTTCATGTTCACCGACCTCCCCGGGTTCGGCTTCATGTCCGGCGTCGACCGCGACACCCGCGAGGCCATCAAGACCGACGTCGTCCAGTACATCGAGGAGCACGCCGACGACATCCTCGCAGCGGTCCTCGTCGTCGACGGGAAAAGCGTCATCGACATCATCGACCGCCACACCACCGAAGACTCCATCCCGCACGACGTGGAGATGTTCTTCTTCCTCGACGAACTCGACATCCCGACCGTGGTCGCGGTCAACAAGATGGACAAGGTCGACGACCGCGACGAGCGCCTGAACGACCTCTGCGACCGTCTCGGCCTCTTCCCGCCGTGGAAGCAGTGGCGGAACGTCATCGCGCCCATCACGGCCAAGCGGGGCGACATCTCGCACCTCGAAGAAGCCCTGCGGTCGCACCTCCACGAACAGGGCCGCGACGACCTGTTCAAGTTCCTCTGA
- a CDS encoding helix-turn-helix domain-containing protein, with protein sequence MAVIVELTIDSESFDLGRVTAVSNGVHIELERVVPTGGEVMPFFWAQGADFEAFEHAVRDDRLVDDLAAVARVADRVLYKVNWGETTSSLTQILTDSEATILEAHGNDPWMFRLRFNDHAALTDFHNLCQEEDIEFHVERIYTLAEGEPGVYNFDITDEQQEALVTAVSEGYFEVPRQTTLSEVADRLGISPQAASERVRRGADTVLRKVLLSQSAADLS encoded by the coding sequence ATGGCCGTAATCGTCGAGTTGACGATCGACTCAGAGAGCTTCGACCTCGGGAGGGTCACCGCCGTGTCGAACGGCGTCCACATCGAGCTAGAGCGCGTCGTCCCGACCGGCGGTGAGGTCATGCCGTTCTTCTGGGCGCAGGGCGCCGACTTCGAGGCGTTCGAACACGCCGTCCGAGACGACCGCCTCGTCGACGATTTGGCGGCCGTCGCCCGCGTCGCCGACCGCGTGCTGTACAAGGTCAACTGGGGCGAGACCACGTCGAGTCTGACCCAGATTCTCACCGACAGCGAAGCGACGATTCTCGAAGCCCACGGCAACGACCCGTGGATGTTCCGCCTCCGGTTCAACGACCACGCGGCACTCACCGACTTCCACAACCTCTGTCAGGAGGAGGACATCGAGTTCCACGTCGAGCGCATCTATACCCTCGCGGAGGGCGAGCCGGGAGTCTACAACTTCGACATCACCGACGAACAACAGGAGGCGCTCGTCACCGCCGTCTCGGAGGGCTACTTCGAGGTCCCTCGCCAGACCACGCTCAGCGAGGTGGCCGACCGACTCGGAATCAGCCCGCAGGCCGCCTCCGAGCGCGTCCGTCGCGGGGCCGACACGGTCCTGCGGAAGGTGCTTCTGTCGCAGTCGGCGGCCGACCTCTCGTAG
- a CDS encoding 5-formyltetrahydrofolate cyclo-ligase, whose amino-acid sequence MDKATLRTTVWDDLESSGAARFPFPPHGRIPNFADASAAAERLAKTPEWADADAVKANPDAPQLPVRRRALREGKTVYMAVPRLRDEECFYELDPARIDDEHLDSAPTVSHVETYADKVGPDALPPIDLVVSGSVAVSEAGARVGKGEGFSDLEYAVLRGLGAVSAETTVATTVHERQVRDDLPEPDAHDVPMDIVVTPERLVRTETPYPRPTGIDWDALPDERLDEMPVLRRLHDGSDE is encoded by the coding sequence ATGGACAAAGCGACGCTCCGAACGACGGTGTGGGACGACCTCGAATCGTCGGGCGCGGCCCGGTTTCCCTTCCCGCCGCACGGCCGCATCCCGAACTTCGCCGACGCGAGCGCGGCCGCCGAGCGACTCGCAAAGACGCCCGAGTGGGCCGACGCCGATGCCGTGAAGGCCAATCCGGATGCCCCGCAACTCCCCGTCAGGAGGCGGGCGCTCCGCGAGGGCAAGACCGTCTACATGGCCGTGCCGCGGCTCCGCGACGAGGAGTGTTTCTACGAACTTGACCCCGCGCGCATCGACGACGAACACCTCGACAGCGCACCGACCGTCTCGCACGTCGAGACCTACGCCGACAAGGTCGGTCCCGACGCCCTGCCGCCCATCGACCTCGTCGTCTCGGGGTCGGTCGCCGTCTCCGAGGCGGGCGCTCGCGTCGGGAAGGGCGAGGGGTTCAGCGACCTCGAATACGCGGTGTTGCGAGGGCTGGGAGCCGTCTCCGCGGAGACGACCGTGGCGACGACGGTCCACGAGCGACAGGTCCGTGACGACCTGCCGGAGCCGGACGCCCACGACGTGCCGATGGACATCGTCGTCACCCCCGAGCGGCTGGTCCGAACCGAGACCCCGTATCCGAGACCCACGGGCATCGACTGGGACGCGCTCCCCGACGAGCGCCTCGACGAGATGCCGGTCCTCCGGCGGTTGCACGACGGGTCCGACGAGTAG
- a CDS encoding TIGR00341 family protein, with translation MRLVQVLVPTGKREAVLRTLDEEGVDYAVSEETSGRGFVAVVTFPVPKEAVEPVLARLREAGVERDAYTVVVAAETVASKRFDQLREQYEEDDENGDRIAREELASKAADLAPSVSTYVLMTVISALVATAGLLLDSPAVVVGSMVIAPLVGPAMSASVGTVVDDDEMFARGVRLQALGGVLAVGAAAVFAFLLKQTGAVPLSPAEVLSIPEVDERLAPDVLSLVIALGAGAAGAISLSSGVSTALVGVMIAAALVPPTAVVGIGVAWGAPEAVVGSAILVLVNILSVNFVAIGVLWQQGYRPERWIRRDEARRAALFRIAVIGVGLLVLSSFLGAVTYTTYRNADFQGDARDAIEDVLSDTDARLLSMELQYDSGPLQEPDGVVVTVGYDPASDPPMVERELTRRVNAVAPEPLSPWATGEIDVEVRYVAVVE, from the coding sequence GTGCGACTCGTACAGGTGTTGGTGCCGACCGGCAAGCGCGAGGCCGTCCTGCGGACGCTCGACGAGGAGGGCGTGGACTACGCCGTCTCCGAGGAGACCTCCGGGCGCGGCTTCGTCGCCGTCGTCACCTTCCCGGTCCCAAAGGAGGCCGTCGAACCGGTGTTGGCGCGGCTCCGCGAAGCGGGCGTCGAGCGCGACGCCTACACCGTCGTCGTCGCGGCCGAGACGGTCGCGTCCAAGCGGTTCGACCAACTGCGCGAGCAGTACGAGGAAGACGACGAGAACGGCGACCGCATCGCCCGCGAGGAACTGGCCTCGAAGGCCGCGGACCTCGCGCCGTCGGTGTCGACCTACGTGCTCATGACGGTCATCTCGGCGCTCGTCGCCACCGCGGGCCTGCTTCTCGACTCGCCGGCCGTGGTCGTCGGCTCGATGGTCATCGCCCCGCTCGTCGGTCCCGCGATGTCCGCGAGCGTCGGCACCGTCGTCGACGACGACGAGATGTTCGCCCGCGGAGTTCGCCTGCAGGCGCTCGGCGGCGTCCTCGCGGTCGGTGCGGCCGCCGTCTTCGCCTTCCTGCTCAAACAGACCGGCGCGGTCCCGCTGTCCCCCGCGGAGGTGCTTTCGATTCCCGAGGTGGACGAGCGCCTCGCACCCGACGTGCTGTCGCTCGTCATCGCGCTCGGCGCGGGGGCGGCGGGCGCGATTTCGCTCTCCTCCGGCGTCTCGACCGCGCTCGTCGGCGTCATGATAGCCGCCGCGTTGGTCCCGCCGACCGCCGTCGTCGGCATCGGCGTCGCGTGGGGCGCGCCCGAGGCCGTCGTCGGCTCGGCCATCCTCGTCCTCGTCAACATCCTCTCCGTCAACTTCGTCGCCATCGGCGTCCTCTGGCAGCAGGGCTACCGGCCGGAACGCTGGATTCGCCGCGACGAGGCCCGCCGGGCCGCCCTGTTCCGTATCGCCGTCATCGGGGTCGGCCTGCTCGTCCTCTCGTCGTTCCTCGGCGCGGTCACCTACACGACCTACCGGAACGCCGACTTCCAAGGCGACGCGCGAGACGCCATCGAGGACGTGCTCTCCGACACTGACGCCCGACTGCTATCGATGGAACTGCAGTACGACAGCGGGCCGCTGCAAGAGCCGGACGGCGTCGTCGTGACCGTCGGCTACGACCCGGCCTCGGACCCGCCGATGGTCGAACGCGAACTCACGAGGCGGGTGAACGCCGTCGCCCCCGAGCCGCTGTCGCCGTGGGCCACCGGCGAAATCGACGTCGAAGTGCGTTACGTCGCCGTCGTGGAGTAG
- a CDS encoding SIMPL domain-containing protein, protein MQRRTIAPIFLVGLVLLAGCLSAPLQATTDGGVDATNATTISTTGTGEVTADADLAVVSIAVTTTADSADEARGTVADDVAAVRAALTDAGVAEDAIQTTGFNIYPEYDYSGQERDLLGYRATHTLRVEVAPDRAGEVIDLAVGAGASEIRGVAFTLTDEKRAELREEALTRAVDSAKADADAVASASDLTVTGVHTATVGGSASPGPYPVAYAEDAARASSGSTELSPGPVTVSATVQMVYEAE, encoded by the coding sequence ATGCAACGACGCACGATTGCTCCGATATTCCTCGTCGGCCTCGTCCTCCTCGCGGGCTGCCTCTCGGCACCCCTGCAGGCGACGACCGACGGCGGCGTAGACGCGACGAACGCGACGACCATCTCCACGACCGGTACCGGCGAAGTGACCGCCGACGCCGACCTCGCCGTGGTCTCCATCGCCGTGACGACCACCGCCGACTCGGCCGACGAGGCCCGCGGCACCGTCGCCGACGACGTAGCCGCCGTCCGCGCCGCCCTCACCGACGCCGGTGTCGCCGAGGACGCCATCCAGACGACCGGCTTCAACATCTACCCCGAGTACGACTACAGCGGCCAGGAGCGCGACCTCCTCGGCTACCGCGCCACCCACACCCTCCGCGTCGAGGTCGCCCCCGACCGCGCCGGTGAAGTCATCGACCTCGCGGTCGGTGCCGGTGCCAGCGAAATCCGCGGCGTCGCCTTCACGCTCACCGACGAGAAGCGCGCCGAACTCCGCGAGGAGGCCCTGACCCGCGCCGTCGACTCCGCGAAGGCCGACGCCGACGCCGTCGCCAGCGCCTCCGACCTGACCGTCACGGGCGTCCACACCGCTACCGTCGGCGGCAGCGCCTCGCCCGGTCCGTACCCGGTCGCCTACGCCGAGGACGCCGCACGCGCCTCGTCCGGTTCGACCGAACTCTCGCCCGGCCCCGTGACCGTCTCGGCGACCGTCCAGATGGTCTACGAAGCCGAATAA
- a CDS encoding NOG1 family protein: MIFESLPTTPRSDELIDKAFSRAARTGRAKQNKLEAQQSMLQTASNILSDNLENVVVEWPDFGTVDPFYYELADAIVDVDEVRKSLSEVMWASRQVDNIAREYQPKLRKTDADLARKHRKQAFARMASVVEEVEDDLLRIGEARDALKDLPDIRPDEPAIVVAGYPNVGKSSFVNDVTRASNEIARYPFTTKGVQIGHFDRDRIRYQIIDTPGLLDRPEDERNDIERQAVSALEHLADAVLFVADASGACGYPIESQLELRDAVKARFEERDIPVLTVCNKSDRSTDMEADLYMSVETGENVEAVLDAAVEAIGFEPDIPPSRNE; the protein is encoded by the coding sequence ATGATTTTCGAGTCTCTCCCGACCACGCCCCGGTCGGACGAACTCATCGACAAGGCCTTCTCGCGGGCCGCGCGCACGGGGCGAGCGAAGCAGAACAAGTTGGAGGCTCAGCAGTCGATGCTCCAGACGGCGTCGAACATCCTTTCCGACAACCTCGAGAACGTCGTCGTCGAGTGGCCCGACTTCGGGACGGTCGACCCCTTCTACTACGAACTCGCCGACGCCATCGTCGACGTTGACGAGGTCCGAAAGAGCCTCTCGGAAGTGATGTGGGCCTCCCGGCAGGTCGACAACATCGCCCGCGAGTACCAGCCGAAGCTCCGCAAGACCGACGCGGACCTCGCGCGAAAGCACCGAAAGCAGGCGTTCGCCCGCATGGCGAGCGTCGTCGAGGAGGTCGAAGACGACCTGCTCCGCATCGGCGAGGCGCGCGACGCCCTGAAGGACCTCCCCGACATCCGCCCGGACGAACCGGCAATCGTCGTCGCCGGCTACCCGAACGTCGGCAAGTCCTCGTTCGTCAACGACGTGACCCGCGCGTCGAACGAAATCGCCCGCTACCCCTTCACGACGAAGGGCGTCCAAATCGGGCACTTCGACCGCGACCGCATCCGCTACCAGATTATCGACACGCCGGGACTGCTCGACCGGCCCGAAGACGAGCGCAACGACATCGAGCGGCAGGCCGTGAGCGCCCTCGAACACCTCGCGGACGCCGTCCTCTTCGTCGCCGATGCCAGCGGGGCGTGCGGCTACCCCATCGAGTCGCAACTCGAACTCCGCGACGCCGTGAAGGCGCGCTTCGAGGAGCGCGACATCCCGGTGCTCACTGTCTGTAACAAGAGCGATCGCTCGACCGACATGGAGGCCGACCTCTACATGAGCGTCGAGACGGGCGAGAACGTCGAGGCCGTCCTCGACGCCGCGGTCGAGGCCATCGGGTTCGAACCCGACATCCCGCCGTCGCGCAACGAGTAA
- a CDS encoding DUF5518 domain-containing protein, with protein MTDWKAVAVGFVVIVVVGTGGLALPLIGQIGAGLLGGFAAGYLAGGTLGNGAWNGLVAGSISGIVVTLLAALLGSLLGLAGGPLGGLLGGVGVLVAGVVLTLIFAIDSAIAGAVGAWVKG; from the coding sequence ATGACTGACTGGAAAGCGGTCGCTGTCGGGTTCGTCGTCATCGTCGTCGTCGGCACCGGCGGGCTCGCGCTCCCGCTCATCGGCCAAATCGGGGCGGGCCTGCTCGGGGGCTTCGCGGCGGGCTACCTCGCGGGCGGCACGCTCGGTAACGGCGCGTGGAACGGCCTCGTCGCGGGGTCCATCTCGGGCATCGTCGTGACGCTCCTCGCGGCCCTGCTCGGGAGTCTTCTCGGACTCGCCGGTGGGCCGCTGGGCGGACTCCTCGGCGGCGTCGGCGTCCTCGTCGCGGGCGTCGTGTTGACGCTCATCTTCGCAATCGACAGCGCCATCGCCGGGGCCGTCGGCGCGTGGGTGAAGGGGTAG
- a CDS encoding DUF367 family protein, with the protein MDLHVRYEGDDDPKKCTAKKLERFDMAALHGSDRETPYGVVLNPHADRALSPADADTGALVALDCSWESAGEAMFSLPGEHRALPYLVAANPVNFGRPMQLTTVEAIAAALVIFGEKKRAEDVLSKFNWGHTFLELNEEPLRRYSECADSTEVVEIQREYLERGE; encoded by the coding sequence GTGGACCTGCACGTTCGATACGAGGGCGACGACGACCCGAAGAAGTGCACGGCGAAGAAGCTCGAACGCTTCGACATGGCCGCCCTCCACGGCTCCGACCGCGAGACTCCCTACGGCGTCGTGCTCAACCCCCACGCCGACAGGGCGCTGTCGCCCGCCGACGCGGACACCGGCGCGCTCGTCGCGCTCGACTGCTCGTGGGAGTCGGCCGGCGAGGCCATGTTCTCGCTCCCCGGCGAGCACCGCGCGCTTCCCTATCTCGTCGCCGCTAACCCCGTGAACTTCGGCCGCCCGATGCAGCTGACGACGGTCGAGGCGATAGCCGCCGCGCTCGTCATCTTCGGCGAGAAGAAGCGGGCCGAGGACGTGCTCTCGAAGTTCAACTGGGGCCACACGTTCCTCGAACTCAACGAGGAGCCGCTCCGCCGGTATTCGGAGTGTGCGGACTCGACCGAGGTCGTCGAGATTCAGCGGGAGTATCTCGAACGCGGCGAGTAA
- a CDS encoding nuclear transport factor 2 family protein codes for MHPDATYLARQYYTALDHHGYDMLRNILEPEFVQHRGDMTLSGREEFVSFMRDDRPQKDTRHVIERYIQSKSDDEIVVRGHLEDRDGDELFVFLDRFRAHDGKLSDLKTFVKSSPN; via the coding sequence GTGCATCCCGACGCGACGTATCTGGCCCGGCAGTACTACACGGCGCTCGACCACCACGGATACGACATGCTTCGGAACATCCTCGAACCGGAGTTCGTCCAGCACCGCGGCGACATGACGCTCTCGGGGCGCGAGGAGTTCGTCTCGTTCATGCGAGACGACAGGCCGCAGAAGGACACGCGACACGTCATCGAACGCTACATCCAGTCGAAGTCCGACGACGAAATCGTCGTCCGCGGCCACCTCGAAGACCGCGACGGCGACGAACTGTTCGTCTTTCTCGACCGGTTCCGTGCCCACGACGGGAAGCTCTCGGACCTGAAGACGTTCGTCAAGTCGTCGCCGAACTGA